One Antennarius striatus isolate MH-2024 chromosome 17, ASM4005453v1, whole genome shotgun sequence genomic window carries:
- the LOC137611460 gene encoding D-aspartate oxidase-like yields the protein MKQVRVVVVGAGVIGLSTAVCIAEALPMCSVTLVADKFSPDTTSDVAAGYFFPSEYPDIPLERQKRWLKDSFDHLLAIAHSEHAPDAGVMLTSGCQIFKEIPANQKPLWSDFVMGFRFMTEAELKRFPDHKFGQAFTTIICECSSYLPWMEKRLRKAGGIVECRKINNLEELNYDIIINCSGLGSKMLVGDDEISPVRGQVLKVEAPWLKNFVMSRDDFTYILPGIHSATVGGTRQQNDWRLEADQDDAKKILERCSELEPSLKRAKVVSQQTGLRPSRRNPRVERETVLLQGRRVPVIHNYGHGGWGVTFSWGTSVDVLGLVRQCVSEIQLKAKL from the exons ATGAAGCAGGTTAGGGttgtcgtggtgggagcaggcgTCATCGGACTATCCACCGCCGTCTGCATTGCAGAGGCTCTTCCTATGTGCTCCGTTACTCTGGTGGCTGATAAATTCAGTCCGGACACCACCAGCGATGTAGCTGCTGGATACTTCTTCCCTTCAGAGTATCCAG ATATTCCCTTGGAACGACAGAAACGCTGGCTCAAAGACAGCTTTGATCACCTGTTGGCCATTGCCCACTCTGAACATGCACCAGACGCTGGAGTGATGCTGACCTCTGG TTGCCAAATTTTCAAGGAaattccagccaatcagaagccctTGTGGTCTGATTTTGTGATGGGCTTTCGTTTCATGACGGAGGCTGAGCTGAAAAGGTTTCCAGATCACAAGTTTGGCCAGGCGTTTACCACCATAATATGTGAATGCTCCAGCTACCTGCCTTGGATGGAGAAGAG GCTCAGAAAGGCTGGAGGCATAGTGGAATGCAGGAAGATCAATAACCTTGAGGAACTgaattatgacatcatcatcaactgCTCAGGGCTGGGTTCCAAAATGCTGGTGGGCGATGATGAGATTTCCCCAGTCAGAGGTCAGGTCCTCAAGGTGGAGGCACCCTGGCTGAAGAACTTTGTCATGAGTAGAGATGATTTCACTTACATCCTACCTGGTATACACAGCGCCACAGTGGGAGGCACAAGGCAGCAGAACGACTGGCGATTAGAAGCTGACCAAGATGATGCCAAGAAAATCCTGGAGCGCTGCAGCGAGCTGGAGCCATCGCTCAAGAGAGCCAAAGTTGTCAGCCAGCAGACTGGACTGAGGCCCAGCAGGAGGAACCCGAGGGTGGAGAGGGAGACGGTGCTGCTTCAGGGTCGCCGTGTGCCGGTGATCCACAACTATGGTCACGGAGGCTGGGGAGTCACCTTCTCCTGGGGGACCAGCGTGGACGTGCTGGGGCTGGTCAGGCAGTGTGTTAGTGAAATACAGCTGAAGGCTAAActataa
- the LOC137611458 gene encoding D-aspartate oxidase-like, with the protein MNKVRVVVVGAGVIGLSTAVCIAEALPMCSVTLVADKFSPDTTSDVAAGIIFPIEFPDIPLERQKRWIKDSFDHLLAIAHSEHAPDAGVMLTSGCQIFKEIPANQKPLWSDFVMGFRFMTEAELKRFQGYKFGQAFTTIKCECSSYLPWMEKRLRKAGGIVECRKINNLEELNYDIIINCSGLGSKMLVGDDEIYPVRGQVLKVEAPWLKNFIRCGDGWTYIFPGIHSTTVGGTRQQNDWRLEADQDDAKKILERCSELEPSLKRAKVVSQQTGLRPSRRNPRVERETVLLQGRRVPVIHNYGHGGWGVTFSWGTSVDVLGLVRQCVSEIQLKAKL; encoded by the exons ATGAATAAGGTTAGGGttgtcgtggtgggagcaggcgTCATCGGACTATCCACCGCCGTCTGCATTGCAGAGGCTCTTCCTATGTGCTCCGTTACTCTGGTGGCTGATAAATTCAGTCCGGACACCACCAGCGATGTAGCTGCTGGGATTATATTCCCTATTGAGTTTCCAG ATATTCCCTTGGAACGACAGAAACGCTGGATCAAAGACAGCTTTGATCACCTGTTGGCCATTGCCCACTCTGAACATGCACCAGACGCTGGAGTGATGCTGACCTCTGG TTGCCAAATTTTCAAGGAaattccagccaatcagaagccctTGTGGTCTGATTTTGTGATGGGCTTTCGGTTCATGACGGAGGCTGAGCTGAAAAGGTTTCAAGGTTACAAGTTTGGCCAGGCGTTTACCACCATAAAATGTGAATGTTCCAGCTACCTGCCTTGGATGGAGAAGAG GCTCAGAAAGGCTGGAGGCATAGTGGAATGCAGGAAGATCAATAACCTTGAGGAACTgaattatgacatcatcatcaactgCTCAGGGCTGGGTTCCAAAATGCTGGTGGGCGATGATGAGATTTACCCAGTCAGAGGTCAGGTCCTCAAGGTGGAGGCACCCTGGCTGAAGAACTTCATCAGATGCGGAGATGGTTGGACCTACATCTTCCCTGGTATACACAGCACCACAGTGGGAGGCACAAGGCAGCAGAACGACTGGCGATTAGAAGCTGACCAAGATGATGCCAAGAAGATCCTGGAGCGCTGCAGCGAGCTGGAGCCATCGCTCAAGAGAGCCAAAGTTGTCAGCCAGCAGACTGGACTGAGGCCCAGCAGGAGGAACCCGAGGGTGGAGAGGGAGACGGTGCTGCTTCAGGGTCGCCGTGTGCCGGTGATCCACAACTATGGTCACGGAGGCTGGGGAGTCACCTTCTCCTGGGGGACCAGCGTGGACGTGCTGGGGCTGGTCAGGCAGTGTGTTAGTGAAATACAGCTGAAGGCTAAActataa
- the LOC137611461 gene encoding D-aspartate oxidase-like isoform X2, whose product MLTSGCQIFKEIPANQKPLWSDFVMGFRFLTEAELKRFQGYKFGQAFTTIKCECSSYLPWMEKRLRKAGGIVECRKINNLEELNYDIIINCSGLGSKMLVGDDEIYPVRGQVLKVEAPWLKNFIRCGDGWTYIFPGIHSTTVGGTRQQNDWRLEADQDDAKKILERCSELEPSLKRAKVVSQQTGLRPSRRNPRVERETVLLQGRRVPVIHNYGHGGWGVTFSWGTSVDVLGLVRQCVSEIQLKAKL is encoded by the exons ATGCTGACCTCTGG TTGCCAAATTTTCAAGGAaattccagccaatcagaagccctTGTGGTCTGATTTTGTGATGGGCTTTCGGTTCTTGACGGAGGCTGAGCTGAAAAGGTTTCAAGGTTACAAGTTTGGCCAGGCGTTTACCACCATAAAATGTGAATGTTCCAGCTACCTGCCTTGGATGGAGAAGAG GCTCAGAAAGGCTGGAGGCATAGTGGAATGCAGGAAGATCAATAACCTTGAGGAACTgaattatgacatcatcatcaactgCTCAGGGCTGGGTTCCAAAATGCTGGTGGGCGATGATGAGATTTACCCAGTCAGAGGTCAGGTCCTCAAGGTGGAGGCACCCTGGCTGAAGAACTTCATCAGATGCGGAGATGGTTGGACCTACATCTTCCCTGGTATACACAGCACCACAGTGGGAGGCACAAGGCAGCAGAACGACTGGCGATTAGAAGCTGACCAAGATGATGCCAAGAAGATCCTGGAGCGCTGCAGCGAGCTGGAGCCATCGCTCAAGAGAGCCAAAGTTGTCAGCCAGCAGACTGGACTGAGGCCCAGCAGGAGGAACCCGAGGGTGGAGAGGGAGACGGTGCTGCTTCAGGGTCGCCGTGTGCCGGTGATCCACAACTATGGTCACGGAGGCTGGGGAGTCACCTTCTCCTGGGGGACCAGCGTGGACGTGCTGGGGCTGGTCAGGCAGTGTGTTAGTGAAATACAGCTGAAGGCTAAActataa
- the LOC137611461 gene encoding D-aspartate oxidase-like isoform X1 yields MKQVRVVVVGAGVIGLSTAVCIAEALPMCSVTLVAEKFSPDTTSDVAAGIIFPIEFPDIPLERQKRWIKDSFDHLLAIAHSEHAPDAGVMLTSGCQIFKEIPANQKPLWSDFVMGFRFLTEAELKRFQGYKFGQAFTTIKCECSSYLPWMEKRLRKAGGIVECRKINNLEELNYDIIINCSGLGSKMLVGDDEIYPVRGQVLKVEAPWLKNFIRCGDGWTYIFPGIHSTTVGGTRQQNDWRLEADQDDAKKILERCSELEPSLKRAKVVSQQTGLRPSRRNPRVERETVLLQGRRVPVIHNYGHGGWGVTFSWGTSVDVLGLVRQCVSEIQLKAKL; encoded by the exons ATGAAGCAGGTTAGGGttgtcgtggtgggagcaggtgTCATTGGATTATCCACCGCCGTCTGCATTGCAGAGGCTCTTCCTATGTGCTCCGTTACTCTAGTGGCAGAAAAGTTCAGTCCAGACACCACCAGCGATGTAGCTGCTGGGATTATATTCCCTATTGAGTTTCCAG ATATTCCCTTGGAACGACAGAAACGCTGGATCAAGGACAGCTTTGATCACCTGTTGGCCATTGCCCACTCTGAACATGCACCAGACGCTGGAGTGATGCTGACCTCTGG TTGCCAAATTTTCAAGGAaattccagccaatcagaagccctTGTGGTCTGATTTTGTGATGGGCTTTCGGTTCTTGACGGAGGCTGAGCTGAAAAGGTTTCAAGGTTACAAGTTTGGCCAGGCGTTTACCACCATAAAATGTGAATGTTCCAGCTACCTGCCTTGGATGGAGAAGAG GCTCAGAAAGGCTGGAGGCATAGTGGAATGCAGGAAGATCAATAACCTTGAGGAACTgaattatgacatcatcatcaactgCTCAGGGCTGGGTTCCAAAATGCTGGTGGGCGATGATGAGATTTACCCAGTCAGAGGTCAGGTCCTCAAGGTGGAGGCACCCTGGCTGAAGAACTTCATCAGATGCGGAGATGGTTGGACCTACATCTTCCCTGGTATACACAGCACCACAGTGGGAGGCACAAGGCAGCAGAACGACTGGCGATTAGAAGCTGACCAAGATGATGCCAAGAAGATCCTGGAGCGCTGCAGCGAGCTGGAGCCATCGCTCAAGAGAGCCAAAGTTGTCAGCCAGCAGACTGGACTGAGGCCCAGCAGGAGGAACCCGAGGGTGGAGAGGGAGACGGTGCTGCTTCAGGGTCGCCGTGTGCCGGTGATCCACAACTATGGTCACGGAGGCTGGGGAGTCACCTTCTCCTGGGGGACCAGCGTGGACGTGCTGGGGCTGGTCAGGCAGTGTGTTAGTGAAATACAGCTGAAGGCTAAActataa
- the zbtb24 gene encoding zinc finger and BTB domain-containing protein 24, which yields MTLTARKSSLMALHSDSHKQSILSKFNKLRKKELLCDITLVVENVHFKAHKALLAASSDYFSLMFTAEDQTSQPTYRIDGIAAKMFAAVLEFIYSAQVFVEVNAAEQLLATARLVEVSDLVKALGELTRRTAMAGGEEVKNANTSEGPDPLKRKRGRPKKNAAAAQPDGRSEPCGSSGEVKADDDVAVESRLKDDADNNPGAHRQSKRKIRPPVKYKSYKVGNDAAQGKEPGKRGRKRKYPNTEARCEDCSKVFQNHLFLKIHQRTHTGEKPFQCSVCGKAFTQKHALLAHQRIHTGEKPFVCSVCSKALSSKHTLQEHMNLHEEKKSFRCEKCGKTFSQKRQLKSHYRVHTGKSLPECAQCHHKFMDTAQLKKHLRTHTGEKPFTCEICGKCYTTKSTLQTHIRIHRGEKPYSCSICTKSFSDPSARRRHVSSHSGKRPFTCSFCSLSFTRLDSMKTHAKSHNKERAAPTEAPADVAPPPAPQEEEEPNLQQLQQYQLPSSSEQEIQLVVTGDDINFVPAQEQQISIITTMAETTESRLTLLARSSGNMQNMALVTQGGLVDRGPQIQTISMLEGQQPEQMHVITLSKEAMEQLQAHHGATQPLQVAPRPVQAMQPLDIRDKHSQAIHVSSQNSQPISISQTSEQISAHHIQGQTFQIQAGTVSYLYTTGLHQEG from the exons ATGACTTTGACAGCCAGAAAGTCATCACTTATGGCTCTTCATTCCGATTCCCATAAACAGAGCATTCTGAGCAAATTCAACAAACTTAGGAAAAAGGAGCTTCTGTGTGACATCACTCTTGTTGTGGAAAATGTTCACTTCAAGGCACATAAAGCCCTGCTGGCAGCGAGCAGCGACTACTTTTCCCTCATGTTCACTGCTGAAGATCAGACCAGTCAGCCCACCTATAGGATTGATGGTATAGCAGCCAAGATGTTTGCAGCAGTGCTGGAGTTCATCTACAGCGCCCAGGTGTTTGTGGAGGTGAACGCCGCCGAGCAGCTCTTGGCCACCGCTCGTCTCGTGGAGGTCAGCGACCTCGTGAAGGCGCTCGGTGAACTCACCCGCCGCACAGCGATGGCTGGGGGTGAGGAAGTGAAGAACGCCAACACATCCGAGGGACCAGATCCATTAAAACGTAAacgaggaagaccaaagaaaaatgcagctgctgctcagccGGATGGGAGAAGCGAACCGTGTGGAAGCTCAGGTGAGGTGAAGGCCGATGACGACGTAGCGGTCGAGTCGCGACTGAAAGACGATGCCGATAATAACCCGGGAGCTCACCGGCAGAGCAAACGCAAAATCAGGCCTCCGGTTAAATACAAGAGCTACAAAGTGGGAAACGATGCAGCACAAGGCAAAGAACCCGGGAAGAGAGGCAGGAAAAGGAAATACCCCAACACGGAGGCCCGGTGTGAGGACTGCAGCAAAGTGTTCCAGAACCACCTCTTCTTAAAGATTCACCAGAGAACCCACACGG GAGAGAAGCCTTTTCAGTGTTCGGTGTGTGGAAAAGCTTTTACCCAGAAACACGCTCTGCTCGCTCACCAGCGCATACACACCGGGGAGAAGCCGTTTGTGTGTTCCGTGTGCTCCAAGGCACTCTCCTCCAAACACACGCTGCAGGAACACATGAACCTCCATGAAG AGAAGAAGTCCTTCAGGTGTGAGAAGTGTGGAAAGACGTTCAGTCAGAAGAGGCAACTCAAGAGCCATTACAGAGTTCACACGG GCAAATCATTACCAGAATGCGCTCAGTGTCACCACAAGTTCATGGACACAGCTCAGCTGAAGAAGCACCTGAGGACTCACACGG GTGAGAAACCTTTTACCTGTGAGATCTGTGGAAAATGTTACACAACCAAAAGCACGCTGCAGACCCACATCAGAATTCACAG agGCGAGAAGCCGTACAGCTGCAGCATCTGCACCAAATCCTTCTCGGACCCCAGCGCCAGACGGCGGCACGTCAGCTCCCACTCGGGAAAGAGACCCTTCACCTGCTCCTTCTGCAGCCTCTCCTTCACCCGCCTGGACAGTATGAAAACCCACGCCAAATCTCACAACAAGGAGAGAGCTGCGCCGACAGAAGCGCCTGCAGACGTGGCTCCTCCCCCGGCgccgcaggaggaggaggagcctaacctccagcagctgcagcagtacCAGCTGCCCTCCAGCTCTGAGCAGGAAATCCAGCTGGTGGTGACGGGGGATGATATTAATTTTGTGCCGGCTCAGGAGCAGCAGATCAGCATCATCACCACGATGGCGGAGACGACGGAGTCCAGACTCACCCTCCTGGCCCGGTCGTCAGGAAACATGCAGAACATGGCTCTGGTCACGCAGGGGGGCTTGGTGGACCGAGGCCCTCAGATCCAGACCATCAGCATGCTGGAGGGGCAGCAGCCCGAGCAGATGCACGTCATCACTCTGAGCAAAGAGGCCATGGAGCAGCTGCAGGCGCACCACGGGGCCACGCAGCCCCTCCAGGTGGCGCCGAGACCCGTCCAAGCGATGCAGCCGCTGGACATCCGGGACAAGCACAGCCAGGCCATTCACGTCAGCAGCCAGAACAGCCAACCCATCTCCATCAGCCAGACCAGCGAGCAGATCTCCGCACACCACATCCAGGGACAGACGTTCCAGATCCAGGCGGGGACTGTCTCCTACCTGTACACCACCGGGCTGCACCAGGAGGGCTGA
- the LOC137611456 gene encoding coiled-coil domain-containing protein 162-like — MMDGNQKEMYAVGTFSKLLELVTIRHRLLELAAETEQLAQLYQSVASQLGFDDLQLYLRPVPFEVAEQRVKEEQRTVFITAVLQDDGSVDKSAMTHLPLSIQELDPDQIGKFSFSSEEAVVQLMNGENLENLQVTLACQVTQKNALLSAVKLACVCRWSNGVTSSDDASVPFDPSSRGSATIPTTTKERLREAFVSIQLEKVSLRDEMVNAFLEKKRTARGDIKHPEEAAAVKRNLIINFLKKFSSQMSQHCVRAQIIEYYYNLTFLLDHIPAIRQSHFIIGRAAESTLDSGADLCPDPRTFQRRPQQLLSADGKTLLNLWFIPHFSQVLHMFKRLDVLECAAGLHHTLQIVSSLHDIVYYLVSFSRLGNTQESTSCRVRAASLAADWGGAEGIGAELLEIQRQVDRLSNPTSPESAGRLLQLRRQVLLLQFDTAVRHLIREAFLASGDVISYQGVSDNMATALPLLSDSSRPDAFSVTLPVPPPLDAGSRRAQRMYAWRSFIACHSLLPLHIWNIPPIEYCMQLCLSSLSDRSRLQANAAILGATLLMEDVLTGEGEAAPVHLHGDKDKFLSDGEPSEEDELDPGPGQTRDPIRIQSVLKGFLLLTKQLQAFKESWARRRFGVQVFSVNSLYQQFMKLYRVEIFYPSMRDLAKQMGKLRDYELLISGSQALIPPPGASEVDVKTWQLHKLLESTECDMIRALQRRIGRDLTLVVSERTRQDGVLPTELWKKTTMKYSLSHERPQIVETFIHQLMEGAEEDEGQLRFCRDHLQRCLVRLGCSVMERERRSFLLYSQFYEQILQQETQLLHQREQDIKNLKDSESGNSHQEVLAVCRGMMLEVSALRVRVAQLEQEKETLEEQLSLKFRERYDPLVRHLYCTCIQLKARLDECRLQMEEDVIAAVNRARSEGVDRFLQLKKKYGCSTDSEPPLAQFKREELQELQQENRQLTALVQKLKALNGWRRLVDQEKLQRRLLQSQQREVSCRVEALRLTMTSEGEAALLQEELEAVRKELERCQAEGSSTKKMLSKKTEELQTSRHHLAQEARSRQELDSYRVQRLEAMRADVEDRERSLRTLGEKLDRDNRMNELQRQRSAKEIRQVRNQLQQELSLKQEAFQQVERLQNRVKNSNAGFSSGTAAAGLRKLSRQQSTLRCGSATKASTLQDVTAEPRLQRAETARIQSGARIERPKTVSETSRLNFNRFSSIKRDKTCSKYTTVFPLNRNTQPYNESCLCAKYLSHLCNTQIM; from the exons ATGATGGATGGAAACCAGAAAGAGATGTATGCAGTGGGAACTTTCTCAAAGCTGCTGGAGCTCGTCACCATCCGCCATCGTCTGTTGGAGTTGGCGGCAGAGACGGAACAACTGGCACA GCTGTATCAAAGTGTGGCCTCACAGCTTGGCTTCGATGACCTACAGCTCTATCTGAGGCCGGTGCCGTTTGAGGTCGCTGAGCAGAGGGTCAAAGAAGAGCAGAGGACAGTTTTTATCACGGCCGTACTGCAAGATGACGGCTCTGTGGACAA GTCCGCCATGACCCATCTGCCTCTGAGCATCCAGGAACTGGATCCGGACCAGATCGGGAAATTCAGCTTCAGCTCAGAAGAGGCTGTTGTTCAA CTAATGAACGGAGAGAATCTAGAAAACCTCCAGGTGACTCTGGCTTGTCAGGTGACGCAGAAGAACGCGCTGCTCAGCGCTGTGAAACTGGCTTGTGTTTGTCGCTGGAGCAACGGCGTGACGTCTTCAGATGATGCAAGTGTACCCTTTGACCCGTCTTCCAGAGGCTCAGCAACAATTCCCACTACAACCAAGGAGAG GCTGAGGGAGGCCTTTGTGTCCATCCAGCTGGAAAAAGTGAGTCTCCGTGATGAAATGGTGAATGCTTTTCTGGAGAAGAAACGGACAGCCAGGGGTGACATCAAACACCCG GAGGAAGCTGCAGCTGTCAAAAGGAACCTTATTATCAATTTCCTCAAGAA GTTCAGCTCCCAGATGTCTCAGCACTGCGTGAGAGCTCAGATCATTGAATATTACTACAACCTGACGTTTCTGTTGGACCACATCCCAGCCATCCGTCAGTCTCACTTCATTATCGGGCGAGCAGCTGAATCCACTTTGGATTCAGGAGCCGACCTTTGCCCTGACCCCAG GACTTTTCAGCGTCGGCCGCAGCAGCTGCTGTCTGCAGATGGAAAAACTCTCCTCAACTTGTGGTTCATTCCTCACTTTTCTCAAGTACTTCACATGTTCAAAAGACTGGATGTGTTG GAATGTGCTGCAGGCCTTCATCACACTCTGCAGATAGTTTCATCTCTTCATGACATTGTTTATTACCTGGTTAGTTTCTCCAGACTTGGAAACACACAAGAGTCAACCAGCTGCAGGGTGAGAGCAGCATCACTGGCAGCTGACTGGGGAGGCGCTGAAGGCATCG GAGCAGAGCTGTTAGAAATCCAGCGTCAGGTTGACCGTCTGTCCAACCCCACCAGTCCAGAGTCTGCAGGCCGTCTGCTGCAGCTGCGCAGACAGGTGCTCCTGCTGCAGTTTGACACGGCTGTCAGACATCTCATCAG GGAAGCGTTCCTGGCCTCCGGTGATGTCATCTCTTACCAGGGCGTGAGCGACAACATGGCCACTGCCCTCCCCCTCCTGAGTGACAGCAGTCGGCCCGATGCGTTCAGCGTCactcttcctgttcctccacCTCTGGACGCTGGAAGCCGTCGG GCCCAGAGGATGTATGCATGGAGAAGCTTCATAGCCTGTCACAGCTTATTACCTCTGCACATCTGGAATATCCCTCCCATTGAATACTGCATGCAG CTGTGTCTGAGCAGCCTGAGCGATCGCAGCCGACTGCAGGCTAACGCAGCCATCCTCGGCGCGACACTGCTCATGGAGGACGTCCTGACCGGCGAAGGAGAAGCAGCGCCTGTTCATCTCCATGGCGACAAAGATAAATTTCTGTCTGATGGAGAGCCGAGTGAG GAGGACGAACTCGACCCAGGACCCGGTCAGACGAGGGATCCAATCAGAATCCAGTCTGTGCTGAAAGGTTTCCTCCTGCTGACAAAGCAGCTTCAGGCCTTCAAGGAGAGCTGGGCTCGCAGACGTTTTGGAGTTCAGGTGTTCAGTGTGAACAGTTTGTACCAACAGTTCATGAAACTCTACAG AGTAGAAATCTTTTATCCCAGCATGAGAGATCTGGCCAAACAAATGGGAAAGTTACGGGACTACGAGCTTTTGATTTCCGGCAGCCAGGCTCTCATTCCCCCACCAGGAGCCTCGGAGGTCGACGTGAAAACCTGGCAG CTTCACAAACTGCTGGAGAGCACGGAGTGCGACATGATCCGAGCTCTGCAGAGGAGGATCGGCAGAGACCTGACGCTGGTGGTCTCAGAGCGAACTCGACAGGACGGAGTTCTCCCTACAG AGCTGTGGAAGAAGACCACGATGAAGTACAGTTTGTCGCATGAGAGGCCGCAGATCGTGGAGACGTTCATCCATCAGCTGATGGAGGGagctgaggaagacgaggggcAG CTGAGGTTCTGTCGGGATCATCTCCAGCGGTGCCTCGTTCGCCTCGGCTGTTCGGTGATGGAGCGAGAGCGTCGCAGCTTCCTGCTTTACTCACAGTTCTACGAACAAATCCTCCAACAGGAGACGCAGCTCCTGCACCAGAGAGAGCAG GATATAAAAAATCTTAAGGACTCTGAATCTGGAAACTCTCACCAAGAG GTTCTGGCCGTTTGTCGCGGGATGATGCTGGAGGTCTCCGCGCTGCGGGTTCGAGTCGCTCAGCTGGAACAAGAGAAGGAAACTCTGGAGGAACAGCTGAGTCTGAAGTTCAGAGAACGCTACGACCCTTTAGTGCGACACCTCTACTGCACCTGCATCCAGCTGAAG GCGAGGCTCGATGAATGCCGTCTGCAGATGGAGGAGGATGTGATTGCAGCGGTAAACAGAGCGAGAAGCGAAGGAGTGGACAGATTTCTTCAACTGAAGAAGAAGTACGGCTGCAGCACAGATAGCGAGCCCCCGCTGGCACAGTTCAAG AGAGAGGAGcttcaggagctgcagcaggagaacAGGCAGCTCACCGCTCTGGTCCAGAAGCTGAAGGCGCTGAACGGCTGGAGGCGGCTGGTCGACCAGGAGAAGCTTCAGCGACGACTTCTTCAATCCCAGCAG AGGGAGGTCAGCTGCCGCGTTGAGGCGCTCAGATTAACGATGACATCAGAGGGGGAAGCGGcgctcctgcaggaggagctggaggcggtGAGGAAGGAGCTGGAGCGTTGTCAGGCTGAGGGGAGCAGCACCAAGAAGATGCTCAGCAAAAAG acagaggagctgcagacgTCCAGGCATCACTTGGCGCAGGAGGCACGAAGCAGGCAGGAGCTGGACAGCTATCGGGTCCAGAGGCTGGAAGCGATGAGAGCTGACGTggaggacagagagaggagcCTCAGGACGCTCGGAGAGAAGCTGGACCGAGACAACAGGATGAACGAGCTGCAGAGACAACGCAGCGCCAAAGAGATCCGACAG GTGAGgaaccagctgcagcaggaactCAGCCTCAAACAAGAAGCCTTCCAGCAGGTGGAACGACTGCAGAACCGGGTGAAGAACAGCAACGCAGGGTTCTCCAGTGGAACCGCCGCAGCAG GTCTACGGAAGCTCAGTCGGCAGCAGTCGACCCTTCGGTGTGGCAGCGCCACAAAAGCCTCCACGCTGCAGGACGTCACCGCAGAGCCAAGGCTGCAGAGAGCCGAAACAGCCAGAATCCAAAGCGGCGCGAGAATAGAGCGGCCGAAAACAGTGAGTGAAACCAGCCGGCTGAATTTTAACAGGTTCAGCTCCATCAAAAGGgataaaacatgttcaaaatacACAACAGTGTTTCCTCTCAACAGGAACACTCAACCCTACAATGAATCTTGTTTATGCGCAAAATATTTATCACATCTTTGCAATACACAAATCATGTGA
- the LOC137611462 gene encoding uncharacterized protein, which yields MNAARVGGEAGGLGSLQYSYNTPVDYKIRCSEFMEFAEVENLHDFYSSDGRFIHIQDQRGFYIMYDAALKDLEELENELLLVGSCFIQRDRIHKIGKVEQSDTWRADMDSWAGTDVDRVAVLLDLWTCETEFLESKVQLLNCYYEAYQHTAGTEERFSIAQVITDIMHRRPQLDPSLAYFVQTYRSEIDCLRLHQQLVRGILNNQIENQRQYLQRIWKDTQEASVHDYGLPLNYIPKHLVSLGGSRRVEVELLCV from the exons ATGAATGCAGCCAGAGTAGGAGGAGAGGCCGGAGGTCTGGGTTCACTCCAGTACAGCTACAACACTCCTGTTGACTACAAG atcCGTTGCTCAGAGTTCATGGAGTTTGCCGAGGTGGAGAACCTTCATGATTTCTACAGCTCAGATGGTCGGTTCATTCACATTCAGGACCAGAGAGGCTTTTACATCATGTATGACGCCGCCTTGAAggacctggaggagctggagaacgAGCTTCTTCTAGTCGGCTCCTGTTTCATCCAGAGAGACAGGATTCACAAAATAGGAAAAGTAGAGCAAAGCGACACCTGGAGGGCGGACATGGACTCCTGGGCTGGAACCGATGTGGACCGTGTTGCTGTTCTTCTTGACTTATGGACATGTGAGACGGAGTTTTTGGAAAGCAAAGTAcag ctcttGAATTGCTACTATGAGGCCTACCAGCATACAGCAGGGACTGAGGAGAGGTTTTCAATTGCTCAGGTTATTACTGACATCATGCACAGAAGACCACAGCTGGACCCGAGTCTGGCATACTTTGTTCAGACCTACAGGAGTGAGATAGACTGCCTGCGACTCCACCAGCAGCTTGTTAGAGGCATTTTGAACAATCAG ATAGAAAACCAGCGGCAATACCTCCAACGCATCTGGAAAGACACCCAGGAAGCCTCTGTTCATGATTATGGTCTTCCTCTGAACTACATCCCAAAACACCTGGTCTCACTCGGAGGCAGCAGGCGAGTAGAAGTCGAACTGCTCTGCGTTTGA